Proteins encoded together in one Micromonospora auratinigra window:
- a CDS encoding LacI family DNA-binding transcriptional regulator, protein MRARLSDIAQQAEVSEATVSRVLNDRPGVAPETRQAVLTALDVLGYERPARLRKRSAGLVGLVVPELENPIFPAFAQVIESTLAQSGFTPVLCTQTPGGVTEDEYVEMLLDRQVSGIVFVSGLHADTAANHDRYRALIARPLPIVMINGYAPGIAAPFVSCDDGEATELAVAHLVALGHRRIGLITGPDRFVPVQRRVGGFKTAMTRLVGTTETEVADLAELSLFGVEGGEAAAGRLIERGVTGIVCGSDLMALGAIRAARQRGLSVPADISVVGYDDSPLMAFTDPPLTTMRQPVTAMAVAAVRALVDEINGHAAPHSEYLFRPELVVRGSTAVVRQAGATPGTGPKRQRPAPSSLAVPA, encoded by the coding sequence ATGCGCGCTCGACTGTCCGACATCGCCCAACAGGCCGAAGTCAGCGAGGCCACGGTGTCGCGGGTGCTCAACGACCGCCCCGGAGTGGCCCCCGAGACCCGGCAGGCCGTCCTGACCGCCCTCGATGTGCTCGGTTACGAGCGCCCCGCCCGGCTGCGCAAGCGCAGCGCGGGTCTGGTCGGGCTGGTCGTCCCGGAGCTGGAGAACCCGATCTTCCCGGCCTTCGCCCAGGTCATCGAGTCGACGCTGGCACAGAGCGGGTTCACCCCCGTGCTCTGCACCCAGACTCCCGGCGGGGTCACCGAGGACGAGTACGTCGAGATGCTGCTGGACCGGCAGGTGTCGGGCATCGTCTTCGTCTCCGGCCTGCACGCCGACACCGCCGCCAACCACGACCGGTACCGCGCGCTGATCGCCCGTCCGCTGCCGATCGTCATGATCAACGGGTACGCCCCGGGCATCGCGGCGCCCTTCGTGTCCTGCGACGACGGCGAGGCCACCGAGCTGGCCGTGGCGCACCTGGTCGCGCTCGGCCACCGGCGGATCGGCCTGATCACCGGCCCGGACCGGTTCGTCCCGGTGCAGCGCCGGGTGGGCGGTTTCAAGACCGCGATGACCCGCCTCGTCGGCACCACCGAGACCGAGGTCGCCGACCTGGCCGAGCTCTCGCTCTTCGGCGTCGAGGGCGGCGAGGCCGCCGCCGGCCGGCTGATCGAACGCGGGGTCACCGGCATCGTCTGCGGCTCCGACCTGATGGCGCTCGGCGCGATCCGGGCCGCCCGCCAGCGCGGCCTCTCCGTCCCTGCCGACATCTCCGTGGTCGGGTACGACGACTCCCCGCTGATGGCCTTCACCGACCCGCCGCTGACCACCATGCGGCAGCCGGTCACCGCCATGGCGGTGGCCGCGGTCCGGGCCCTGGTCGACGAGATCAACGGGCACGCCGCGCCGCACTCCGAGTACCTGTTCCGGCCGGAGCTGGTGGTCCGCGGCTCCACCGCCGTGGTCCGCCAGGCCGGGGCGACCCCGGGCACCGGCCCGAAGCGGCAGCGCCCGGCCCCCTCCTCGCTCGCCGTTCCGGCCTGA
- a CDS encoding sugar ABC transporter substrate-binding protein has translation MRIRTAGVVAVLGLALAASGCGNSGSDKPAAKESATKATGGKLVIWADDKRTAALKPFAEEFGKENGVTVEVQAVSKDLQTNFVTASQQGSGPDVVVGAHDWIGNLVQNGAIDPVQLAAEQKSAFNETAIKAVTFNGQLYGVPYATENVALIRNTELAPEAPKTIEELVTTGKKLKAEKKASEILCLQSGQNGDAYHIYPLYTSAGGYLFGTAANGDYDPKDLGVGKPESIAAFQKIAKLGEKGDGALKRSITGENSIATFTGKKCAYLVSGPWAIADAKKANIKYDISPVPGFAGGKEAQPFVGVQAFYVAAKGKNKALAQEFVTNYVTKPELAVALYKAEPRPPALTAAFDQVKGSDPDLAKFQEAGKNGQVLPAIPAMAAIWDPFGKAEAAIIGGADPAKTVTAAGKTIQGQIK, from the coding sequence ATGCGCATCCGTACCGCGGGTGTGGTCGCTGTCCTCGGCCTGGCGCTCGCCGCCTCCGGCTGTGGCAACAGCGGCAGCGACAAGCCGGCCGCCAAGGAGTCCGCCACCAAGGCGACCGGCGGCAAGCTGGTCATCTGGGCCGACGACAAGCGGACCGCCGCCCTGAAGCCCTTCGCCGAGGAGTTCGGCAAGGAGAACGGTGTGACCGTCGAGGTCCAGGCCGTCTCCAAGGACCTGCAGACCAACTTCGTCACCGCCTCCCAGCAGGGCAGCGGCCCGGACGTCGTGGTCGGCGCGCACGACTGGATCGGCAACCTGGTGCAGAACGGCGCCATCGACCCGGTGCAGCTCGCCGCCGAGCAGAAGAGCGCGTTCAACGAGACCGCGATCAAGGCCGTCACCTTCAACGGCCAGCTCTACGGCGTTCCCTACGCGACCGAGAACGTCGCGCTGATCCGGAACACCGAGCTGGCCCCCGAGGCGCCGAAGACGATCGAGGAGCTGGTCACCACCGGCAAGAAGCTCAAGGCCGAGAAGAAGGCCAGTGAGATCCTCTGCCTGCAGTCCGGCCAGAACGGCGACGCGTACCACATCTACCCGCTGTACACCTCGGCCGGCGGCTACCTCTTCGGCACCGCCGCCAACGGCGACTACGACCCGAAGGACCTGGGCGTGGGCAAGCCGGAGTCGATCGCGGCCTTCCAGAAGATCGCGAAGCTGGGTGAGAAGGGCGACGGTGCGCTGAAGCGCTCCATCACCGGCGAGAACTCCATCGCCACCTTCACCGGCAAGAAGTGCGCCTACCTGGTCTCCGGCCCGTGGGCCATCGCGGACGCCAAGAAGGCCAACATCAAGTACGACATCTCCCCGGTCCCCGGCTTCGCCGGTGGCAAGGAGGCCCAGCCGTTCGTGGGCGTCCAGGCGTTCTACGTCGCCGCCAAGGGCAAGAACAAGGCCCTGGCCCAGGAGTTCGTCACCAACTACGTGACCAAGCCCGAGCTGGCCGTCGCGCTGTACAAGGCCGAGCCGCGCCCGCCGGCGCTGACCGCCGCCTTCGACCAGGTCAAGGGCAGCGACCCGGACCTGGCCAAGTTCCAGGAGGCCGGTAAGAACGGCCAGGTGCTCCCGGCGATCCCGGCCATGGCCGCGATCTGGGACCCGTTCGGCAAGGCCGAGGCCGCCATCATCGGTGGCGCCGACCCGGCCAAGACGGTCACCGCCGCCGGCAAGACCATCCAGGGTCAGATCAAGTAA
- a CDS encoding ABC transporter permease subunit, translating to MSTSLSGPGSATQTPGREPVRSGLPRKSRTARNHAPITATGLVVKVVLLGLVAGIAIWAAFPLIEAEHWIGLGVLVVTTAALFYLYLGRRHIPAKYLVPGTLFLIAFQVLPVLYTASTAFTNFGDGHRGSKDDAIVAIQTSSVKQVPGSAEYGLSIATKGDPATGPLVFLLSDPKTKEVYAGDAGGLRKLDAGEATVSLTGKITEAKGYTVLNFGQASGRSKEITDLVVPTAGGAIRSNGLSRAYEGKASRAYDAGCDCIKDNESGKTWTADEKSGSFVAADGDRLTQGWKVNVGLENFSRVLTDPNISGPFFGTLAWNFAFALGSTGFTFLLGMAIALALHSPRMRGTNFYRVLLILPYAMPSFAMLLVWRDMFNTDFGLINNLFGVGVDWFGGAWSSRIAVLLVQLWLGYPYMFLVATGALQAIPRELTEATSVDGATPFQSFKAVTLPLLLVAISPLLIASFAYNFNNVNAILFTTEGGPFAPDNPRNGATDLLITYTYRLAFGAQGAEFGLAATVSIFIFAIVATVSAISFSRTRKQEEVYS from the coding sequence ATGAGCACGTCGCTGTCCGGCCCGGGGTCTGCCACGCAGACCCCGGGCCGGGAGCCCGTTCGCAGCGGGCTCCCGCGCAAGTCCCGTACCGCGCGGAACCACGCGCCGATCACCGCGACCGGCCTCGTCGTCAAGGTGGTCCTGCTCGGCCTGGTGGCCGGGATCGCGATCTGGGCGGCCTTCCCGCTCATCGAGGCCGAACACTGGATCGGACTGGGCGTCCTGGTGGTCACCACCGCGGCGCTGTTCTACCTCTACCTCGGTCGGCGGCACATTCCGGCCAAGTACCTGGTACCCGGCACGCTCTTCCTGATCGCCTTCCAGGTCCTTCCGGTGCTCTACACCGCGAGCACCGCCTTCACGAACTTCGGCGACGGCCACCGCGGCAGCAAGGACGACGCGATCGTCGCCATCCAGACCTCCTCGGTGAAGCAGGTTCCCGGCTCCGCCGAGTACGGGCTCTCCATCGCCACCAAGGGCGACCCGGCCACCGGCCCGCTGGTCTTCCTGCTGAGCGACCCGAAGACCAAGGAGGTCTACGCCGGTGACGCGGGCGGCCTGCGCAAGCTCGACGCGGGCGAGGCCACGGTCAGCCTGACCGGCAAGATCACCGAGGCCAAGGGCTACACGGTGCTCAACTTCGGCCAGGCCAGCGGCCGCAGCAAGGAGATCACCGACCTGGTGGTGCCGACGGCCGGGGGCGCGATCCGCTCCAACGGCCTGTCCCGCGCCTACGAGGGCAAGGCGTCCCGGGCGTACGACGCCGGCTGCGACTGCATCAAGGACAACGAGAGCGGCAAGACCTGGACCGCCGACGAGAAGAGCGGCTCCTTCGTCGCCGCCGACGGCGACCGGCTCACCCAGGGCTGGAAGGTCAACGTCGGGCTGGAGAACTTCAGCCGGGTGCTCACCGACCCGAACATCTCCGGGCCGTTCTTCGGCACGCTGGCCTGGAACTTCGCCTTCGCGCTGGGCTCCACCGGCTTCACCTTCCTGCTCGGCATGGCCATCGCGCTCGCCCTGCACTCGCCCCGGATGAGGGGCACCAACTTCTACCGGGTGCTGCTCATCCTCCCGTACGCCATGCCGTCGTTCGCGATGCTGCTGGTCTGGCGGGACATGTTCAACACCGACTTCGGCCTGATCAACAACCTCTTCGGGGTGGGCGTCGACTGGTTCGGTGGCGCCTGGTCGTCCCGGATCGCGGTGCTGCTGGTGCAGCTCTGGCTGGGCTACCCGTACATGTTCCTGGTGGCCACCGGCGCGCTCCAGGCCATCCCGCGGGAGCTGACCGAGGCCACCTCGGTCGACGGCGCGACGCCGTTCCAGTCGTTCAAGGCGGTCACCCTGCCGTTGCTGCTGGTGGCGATCTCGCCGCTGCTGATCGCGTCGTTCGCGTACAACTTCAACAACGTCAACGCGATCCTGTTCACCACCGAGGGTGGGCCGTTCGCGCCGGACAACCCGCGCAACGGCGCCACCGACCTGCTGATCACCTACACCTACCGGCTCGCCTTCGGCGCCCAGGGTGCCGAGTTCGGGCTGGCCGCGACGGTCTCGATCTTCATCTTCGCGATCGTGGCCACGGTGTCGGCGATCAGCTTCTCCCGGACCCGCAAGCAGGAGGAGGTGTACTCGTGA
- a CDS encoding sugar ABC transporter permease, protein MTTYADAPVANRNATGKSKNRWFAQVGWRHLVGVLAVAFSLFPILFVISAALNPLGTLSSTELLPTGASFENFTNLFQKTAFGHWFLNSLLLAGVASFASIFLSSLAAYAFSRMRFAGRRVGLLTLLLIQMFPQFLAIVAIFLIFTTITDLYPSIGFNTPWGLFLLYMGGALGANTWLMKGFFDTLPKELDESATMDGASHVQVFFRIMLPLVAPILAVTGLLAFIGSINEFIIANVFLTEPNSKTLAVGMFGLVAGERNNNFGMFAAGTLLTAIPTVLVFQILQRYIVSGLTAGAVKG, encoded by the coding sequence GTGACCACCTACGCGGACGCCCCGGTCGCCAACCGCAACGCGACCGGGAAGTCGAAGAACCGCTGGTTCGCCCAGGTGGGCTGGCGGCACCTCGTCGGGGTGCTGGCGGTCGCGTTCAGCCTCTTCCCGATCCTGTTCGTGATCTCCGCGGCGCTCAACCCGCTCGGCACGCTCTCCTCCACCGAGCTGCTGCCGACCGGGGCGTCGTTCGAGAACTTCACGAACCTGTTCCAGAAGACGGCGTTCGGGCACTGGTTCCTCAACTCGCTGCTCCTGGCGGGCGTGGCCAGCTTCGCGTCGATCTTCCTGTCCTCGCTGGCGGCGTACGCGTTCTCCCGGATGCGGTTCGCCGGACGCCGGGTCGGCCTGCTCACGCTGCTGCTGATCCAGATGTTCCCGCAGTTCCTGGCCATCGTGGCGATCTTCCTGATCTTCACGACGATCACGGACCTGTACCCGTCGATCGGCTTCAACACCCCGTGGGGCCTGTTCCTGCTCTACATGGGTGGCGCGCTGGGCGCGAACACCTGGCTGATGAAGGGCTTCTTCGACACCCTGCCGAAGGAGCTGGACGAGTCCGCGACGATGGACGGCGCCTCGCACGTCCAGGTCTTCTTCCGGATCATGCTGCCGCTGGTGGCGCCGATCCTGGCGGTGACCGGGCTGCTCGCCTTCATCGGCTCGATCAACGAGTTCATCATCGCCAACGTGTTCCTCACCGAGCCGAACTCGAAGACCCTCGCGGTCGGCATGTTCGGCCTGGTGGCCGGCGAACGCAACAACAACTTCGGGATGTTCGCGGCGGGCACCCTGCTCACCGCCATCCCCACGGTGCTGGTGTTCCAGATCCTCCAGCGCTACATCGTCTCCGGCCTGACCGCCGGAGCCGTCAAGGGATAA
- a CDS encoding glycoside hydrolase family 13 protein, whose amino-acid sequence MSLQPHHDGSATYVPEQEPALGQTVPVFVRVPAGTDVRQVHVRTTGDGEPHFAEAVVDRTEGDDVWWRADVEVRNPVSNYRFLLDGAKSYRWLNAAGVVDHDVPDNGDFKLVSHAPPPAWARDAVIYQIFPDRFARSAAADGRTAPDWAIPCDWDTPVIGRGPETPYQFYGGDLDGITERLDHLDRLGVNTVYLTPIFPARSNHRYDAASFDTVDPLLGGDAALARLAEAVHARGWRLLGDITSNHTGDAHHWFTAAVSDVRAAERELYYFDLPGGDYESWNGVKSLPKLNWGSAELRRRFATDGDSLLRRWLREPYGLDGWRVDVANMTGRRGADAYTHEVARLLREVVADTRADGLLLAEHGHDHTGDLDRDGWHGTMNYVGFTDPVWSWLRHGDGPVPNFLGTPGGARRRDAGAVLATMNTYRSLISWRSYVHSWQLLGSHDSARIRTVVGDAARQEVAAGLLATMPGTPVIFAGDELGLTGTNGEGSRTPMPWHRPESWDRRTFDAYRSLLALRRGEPALRHGGLRWVHADADTLVFLREAPTGTVLVLARRAPGAPVTLTGLPAAENIYGDAPALRPDADATVTLPADGPTFQVWRLA is encoded by the coding sequence ATGTCCCTGCAGCCGCACCATGACGGATCCGCCACCTACGTACCGGAGCAGGAGCCCGCGCTCGGGCAGACCGTCCCGGTCTTCGTCCGGGTGCCGGCGGGCACCGACGTGCGCCAGGTGCACGTGCGGACCACCGGCGACGGCGAGCCGCACTTCGCCGAGGCCGTCGTCGACCGCACCGAGGGCGACGACGTGTGGTGGCGGGCCGACGTCGAGGTCCGCAACCCGGTCAGCAACTACCGGTTCCTGCTCGACGGGGCGAAGAGCTACCGCTGGCTCAACGCCGCCGGCGTGGTCGACCACGACGTGCCGGACAACGGCGACTTCAAGCTGGTCAGCCACGCCCCGCCACCGGCCTGGGCCCGCGACGCGGTGATCTACCAGATCTTCCCGGACCGGTTCGCCCGCTCCGCCGCCGCCGACGGCCGGACCGCGCCGGACTGGGCGATCCCCTGCGACTGGGACACCCCGGTGATCGGGCGCGGCCCGGAGACGCCGTACCAGTTCTACGGCGGTGACCTGGACGGGATCACCGAGCGCCTGGACCACCTGGACCGGCTCGGGGTGAACACCGTCTACCTCACCCCGATCTTCCCGGCCCGCTCCAACCACCGCTACGACGCGGCCAGCTTCGACACGGTCGACCCGCTGCTCGGCGGGGACGCGGCGCTGGCCCGGCTCGCCGAGGCGGTGCACGCCCGGGGCTGGCGGCTGCTCGGCGACATCACCAGCAACCACACCGGCGACGCCCACCACTGGTTCACCGCCGCGGTCTCCGACGTACGCGCCGCCGAGCGGGAGCTGTACTACTTCGACCTGCCGGGCGGGGACTACGAGTCCTGGAACGGCGTGAAGTCGCTGCCGAAGCTCAACTGGGGCAGCGCCGAGCTGCGCCGCCGCTTCGCCACCGACGGGGACTCGCTGCTGCGCCGCTGGCTGCGGGAGCCGTACGGGCTGGACGGCTGGCGGGTCGACGTGGCGAACATGACCGGCCGGCGGGGCGCCGACGCGTACACCCACGAGGTGGCGCGGCTGCTGCGCGAGGTGGTGGCGGACACCCGCGCCGACGGGTTGCTGCTCGCCGAGCACGGCCACGACCACACCGGTGACCTCGACCGGGACGGCTGGCACGGGACGATGAACTACGTCGGCTTCACCGACCCGGTCTGGTCCTGGCTGCGGCACGGCGACGGTCCGGTGCCGAACTTCCTCGGCACCCCCGGTGGGGCCCGGCGGCGGGACGCCGGCGCGGTGCTGGCCACCATGAACACCTACCGGTCACTGATCTCCTGGCGCTCGTACGTGCACTCGTGGCAGCTGCTCGGCTCGCACGACTCGGCCCGGATCCGGACCGTGGTCGGTGACGCCGCCCGGCAGGAGGTGGCCGCCGGGCTGCTCGCCACCATGCCGGGTACCCCGGTGATCTTCGCCGGCGACGAGCTGGGGCTGACCGGCACCAACGGGGAGGGCTCCCGTACGCCGATGCCGTGGCACCGACCGGAGAGCTGGGACCGGCGGACGTTCGACGCGTACCGGTCGCTGCTGGCGCTGCGGCGCGGCGAGCCGGCGCTGCGCCACGGCGGCCTGCGCTGGGTGCACGCGGACGCGGACACCCTGGTCTTCCTGCGCGAGGCGCCCACCGGCACGGTGCTGGTGCTGGCCCGCCGCGCCCCCGGCGCCCCGGTCACCCTGACCGGCCTGCCGGCCGCCGAGAACATCTACGGCGACGCCCCCGCCCTGCGCCCGGATGCCGACGCCACCGTCACCCTCCCCGCCGACGGCCCCACCTTCCAGGTCTGGCGCCTCGCCTGA
- a CDS encoding TetR/AcrR family transcriptional regulator — translation MPRVSEAHLAARRQQILDAARRCFVRDGFHNTSMQDVITEAGLSVGAVYRYFPSKNDLITSIAQSVVGGADQVFADIAAAEPPLPLVEALDRALTFVDGQSGPDGLLPLAIQVWSEAQRDPALAEFVAATYSRLRQHFVLLARRARDAGELSADADPEATGAALFALIPGYFMQRILTGHPTREVYLAGVRTLLPHPTAR, via the coding sequence GTGCCACGCGTATCCGAGGCCCACCTCGCCGCCCGCCGCCAGCAGATCCTCGACGCGGCCCGGCGCTGCTTCGTGCGCGACGGCTTCCACAACACCTCGATGCAGGACGTGATCACCGAGGCGGGCCTGTCGGTGGGCGCGGTCTACCGCTACTTCCCGAGCAAGAACGACCTGATCACGTCGATCGCCCAGTCGGTGGTGGGCGGGGCCGACCAGGTCTTCGCCGACATCGCGGCGGCCGAGCCGCCGCTGCCCCTGGTCGAGGCGCTCGACCGGGCGCTGACCTTCGTCGACGGCCAGTCCGGCCCCGACGGGCTGCTGCCGCTGGCCATCCAGGTGTGGAGCGAGGCGCAGCGCGACCCGGCGCTGGCCGAGTTCGTCGCCGCGACGTACAGCCGGCTGCGCCAGCACTTCGTGCTGCTCGCCCGGCGGGCCCGCGACGCGGGTGAGCTGTCCGCCGACGCCGACCCGGAGGCGACCGGCGCCGCCCTGTTCGCCCTGATCCCCGGCTACTTCATGCAGCGCATCCTCACCGGCCACCCGACCCGCGAGGTCTACCTGGCCGGCGTCCGCACCCTCCTCCCCCACCCGACGGCGCGTTAG
- a CDS encoding BMP family lipoprotein: MRIASAVVAGGLVLGAAACGEAPKDDNNAGGSGDKKFSACMVTDVGGIDDKSFNTSAWKGLQEAKKANDKIDIKNVQSKAEADYEVNLTGFVNQKCDFILAVGGLMSDATKKAAAANPKQQFAIVDANPGVDNIYPMQFDTAQAAFQAGYLAAGMSKSGKVGTYGGLPIPPVTIFMDGFADGVAYYNKAKGKNVQVLGWDKATQKGSFTNDFVKQDEGKKVSDALVAQGADIIMPVAGGAGLGTTSAAKASGGKYSVVWVDVDGCESTPDCAAIMTTVVKNIPDAVKEAVLKAAGGEQLQAKPGFVGTLANNGVSIAPYHDFDSKVPADLKAEVDKIKADIAAGTITVTSKAQPTK; the protein is encoded by the coding sequence ATGCGGATCGCCTCCGCCGTCGTGGCGGGTGGCCTCGTGCTGGGTGCCGCCGCCTGTGGCGAGGCCCCCAAGGACGACAACAACGCCGGCGGTAGCGGCGACAAGAAGTTCAGCGCCTGCATGGTGACCGACGTCGGTGGCATCGACGACAAGTCCTTCAACACCTCGGCCTGGAAGGGCCTGCAGGAGGCGAAGAAGGCCAACGACAAGATCGACATCAAGAACGTCCAGTCGAAGGCCGAGGCCGACTACGAGGTCAACCTCACCGGCTTCGTGAACCAGAAGTGCGACTTCATCCTGGCCGTCGGTGGCCTGATGTCGGACGCCACCAAGAAGGCCGCCGCCGCGAACCCGAAGCAGCAGTTCGCGATCGTCGACGCCAACCCGGGTGTGGACAACATCTACCCGATGCAGTTCGACACCGCGCAGGCCGCCTTCCAGGCCGGTTACCTGGCCGCCGGGATGAGCAAGAGCGGCAAGGTCGGCACCTACGGTGGCCTGCCGATCCCGCCGGTGACCATCTTCATGGACGGCTTCGCCGACGGCGTGGCGTACTACAACAAGGCCAAGGGCAAGAACGTCCAGGTCCTCGGTTGGGACAAGGCGACCCAGAAGGGTTCCTTCACCAACGACTTCGTCAAGCAGGACGAGGGCAAGAAGGTCTCCGACGCGCTGGTCGCCCAGGGCGCGGACATCATCATGCCGGTCGCCGGCGGCGCCGGCCTCGGCACCACCTCCGCGGCCAAGGCCTCGGGCGGCAAGTACTCGGTCGTCTGGGTGGACGTCGACGGCTGCGAGAGCACCCCGGACTGCGCCGCGATCATGACCACGGTCGTGAAGAACATCCCGGACGCCGTCAAGGAGGCCGTGCTGAAGGCCGCCGGTGGCGAGCAGCTCCAGGCCAAGCCCGGCTTCGTCGGCACCCTGGCCAACAACGGCGTCTCCATCGCCCCGTACCACGACTTCGACAGCAAGGTCCCGGCGGACCTGAAGGCCGAGGTCGACAAGATCAAGGCGGACATCGCCGCCGGCACCATCACGGTCACCTCGAAGGCCCAGCCGACCAAGTGA
- a CDS encoding ABC transporter ATP-binding protein, producing the protein MDLTVEPGEIHALLGENGAGKSTLMNVLYGLYQPDEGEILVDGQPLKLKGPSDAIAAGIGMVHQHFMLVPVFTVAENVMLGAEHVKGGITGFLDRRRARREVAEVSERYNLRVDPDAVIEDLPVGIQQRVEIVKALTRDVDLLILDEPTAVLTPQETEELLTVMRSLKAAGKSIVFITHKLGEVKAIADRITVIRRGRTVGTASPSASRDELAALMVGRSVRLTVDKQPATPGKPILEVAGLVVDDDRQVRAVDGVDLTVRAGEVLGVAGVQGNGQTELIEAIMGLRPALAGTISLDGEAVHGWPTKKVLRAGVGYVPEDRSVDGLVKEFSVAENLVLDIYDRPPFGKGLSLKPDAIGRSAKERVEQFDIRTSSPDTAVGTLSGGNQQKVIVARELSRPLKLFIAAQPTRGVDVGSIEFIHSRVIRERDIGTAVMVVSSELDEVIGLADRIAVMYRGRIIGIVGPDTPREEIGLLMAGITPDSATTTADGATATQAPVEEDEA; encoded by the coding sequence ATCGACCTGACGGTGGAGCCTGGAGAGATCCACGCCCTGCTCGGCGAGAACGGCGCCGGCAAGTCGACCCTGATGAACGTGCTCTACGGGCTCTACCAGCCCGACGAGGGCGAGATCCTGGTCGACGGCCAGCCGTTGAAGCTGAAGGGCCCGTCGGACGCGATCGCCGCCGGGATCGGCATGGTGCACCAGCACTTCATGCTGGTGCCGGTCTTCACCGTGGCCGAGAACGTCATGCTCGGCGCCGAGCACGTCAAGGGAGGCATCACCGGCTTCCTGGACCGCCGGCGCGCCCGGCGCGAGGTCGCCGAGGTCTCCGAGCGGTACAACCTGCGGGTCGACCCGGACGCGGTGATCGAGGACCTGCCGGTCGGCATCCAGCAGCGGGTGGAGATCGTCAAGGCCCTCACCCGCGACGTCGACCTGCTGATCCTCGACGAGCCGACGGCCGTGCTGACCCCGCAGGAGACCGAGGAACTGCTCACCGTCATGCGGTCGCTCAAGGCCGCCGGCAAGTCGATCGTCTTCATCACCCACAAGCTGGGTGAGGTGAAGGCGATCGCCGACCGGATCACCGTGATCCGGCGCGGGCGGACCGTCGGCACCGCCTCGCCGAGCGCGAGCCGCGACGAGCTGGCCGCGCTGATGGTCGGGCGCAGCGTCCGGCTGACCGTGGACAAGCAGCCGGCCACCCCCGGCAAGCCGATCCTGGAGGTCGCCGGCCTGGTCGTCGACGACGACCGGCAGGTACGCGCGGTCGACGGCGTCGACCTGACCGTGCGCGCGGGCGAGGTGCTCGGCGTCGCGGGCGTGCAGGGCAACGGGCAGACCGAGCTGATCGAGGCGATCATGGGGCTGCGCCCGGCGCTGGCCGGCACGATCAGCCTGGACGGCGAGGCCGTGCACGGCTGGCCGACCAAGAAGGTGCTCCGCGCCGGCGTCGGCTACGTGCCGGAGGACCGCAGCGTCGACGGCCTGGTCAAGGAGTTCTCCGTCGCGGAGAACCTGGTGCTGGACATCTACGACCGGCCGCCGTTCGGCAAGGGCCTGTCGCTGAAGCCGGACGCCATCGGGAGGTCCGCGAAGGAGCGGGTCGAGCAGTTCGACATCCGTACCTCCTCGCCGGACACCGCGGTGGGCACCCTCTCCGGGGGCAACCAGCAGAAGGTCATCGTGGCGCGGGAGCTGTCCCGCCCGCTGAAGCTCTTCATCGCCGCCCAGCCCACCCGGGGCGTGGACGTCGGCTCGATCGAGTTCATCCACAGCCGGGTCATCCGCGAGCGGGACATCGGCACCGCCGTCATGGTCGTCTCCAGCGAGCTGGACGAGGTCATCGGCCTGGCCGACCGGATCGCGGTGATGTACCGCGGCCGGATCATCGGCATCGTCGGCCCGGACACCCCGCGCGAGGAGATCGGCCTGCTGATGGCCGGTATCACCCCGGACAGCGCGACCACGACCGCCGACGGCGCGACCGCCACCCAGGCCCCTGTCGAAGAGGACGAGGCATGA